In Gossypium arboreum isolate Shixiya-1 chromosome 3, ASM2569848v2, whole genome shotgun sequence, the sequence CATTGACTCGACCCGAAATTCTTAAAATGAAGGATATTATGTGCTTAAGCACATTTGAGTCCATGTTCTCCGGGATATTGCAACAACAACAATGTCAACCAAACTATGACTTGATCTATTTATATATAAGGGTATTTACACAAGTTTGAAGTAGAGATGACAATGGGTTGGGATTGTTTTTTTACCCTGAACTTGACCCGATACACCCCAATATAAATTGACATTGACTCGACATGGAATTCGTAAAATTGGAGGATATCATGTGCTTAAACACATTTGAGTCCACATTCTCCAAGATATTACAACAATAACAATCTCAACTGAACTATGACTCGATCGACTTTAAGATTTTTACTCAAGTTTTAAGTAGAGATGACAATGGGATTGGACTGCTTTTTGCCCTAAACTTGacccaaaattaaatattaatttatcatcCCAAACCCGCCACAAAAAAATAAATCTACATTTGACTCCAACCTTAtctaatttcacattttttaaaatctatttttattaaaatagaataatattttttaatttactattatttttaatcaTACTATTAATTGTTTCCTTAGAAATAGTACTTATGCTAGAGCAAACATTAATATAAATTCTATTaccatatatatttatttatttaagctaatattatatatataaagtattttagtaattatCTCAAGACGGAGCAGAGTGAGTTTTTCCTAAATTTAAATCCACCTCGAAACTTGATTTCAAGAAAAACTCAATTCTATCAGGTTAGGTCGGATCAGAATtcgtctatttttattttattttttgccaTTTCTAATTAAATTAAGGGATCTTAGAATTTTATATTGAACGTAAGGATTAAACGTGTACATAACGTGTTAAAAAATCaatcattaaaatttataatattttttagtaCGTGAAATTTAAGTTGTCtataatattagtatatatatatatatcaatattaattttaactaatatTATGAAAAACAACTTAATTAATTCGGATTTTatagtttgaaaatttaattaaaataatttaaaattaaaattcaatctaAAATTTAAGTTGTAATTTGAGAAACCCTAATCGTTAGGacacaataaaacaaaataataaataaaaagaacaaAAACCTGACAGGAAGATTATCAACCGAAGAAAAATGCCAGTTTTAGAGATTTTGACATATTTCATCCAACAAAAGCCTGACATAATGGGTTATTTATTTGATATATATCACTTTTAGGTCAAATTTTTCTATTAGTCCTTATAATATATGTAAGTTGTAAATTTAGTCCATATACTTTATAAATTGGTCAATTTTAGTACCTTTACTTTTCCAATTTTCAAATTCTAGTCCTAAAATCTCAAACAGTAATGGGtaaatttgtttggttaaatATTGTTTAGCTTTGTATTATGCGTAAGTTTTAGATTTAATCCGTGTTTTCCAATTTTATCATTCTTTGTTCCTATACTTTTTGAAAttgaaatttcaattttgatGTAACGACAACTTCAATAattgatttttttcaaaatttcaaaattcaaaaatacaaatgactaaaataaaatatatgaactAAATCCATAATTTATGCATAATACTAGAACTAATAGTAGAATTCAACCATCACTTTAACAAGTATTATTAAGCATGGTTAACACTTCCATATATAAACTGAGGGTTAATATAacttttagtccctaaacttggcAATTAGATCCACTTTGATAcctatactttttttttctttaatttggtACCTGAACTTGACAACTAGATTCGTTTTGGTCTGAAACTTGGATTCCATCAAAATTTGATGACATTCACGTCATCAAAATTTTACATTTGTCAAGTTAAAGGACTAAAATAAACCTAATTGCCAATACAGGTACCAAAGTGAACTTAATTATCAAGTTCAGGGACTAAAATTTATATTAACACATAAACtaaattaatctttattttttttcatttatctgTATTTATCAAAGCGAActtaattagggactaaaattaatataattaacacATAAACTAAattaatccttttttttttttcatctatcTGTATTCTGCGACCATCTTTGTGGCATTTTAAAGGTACTGTCCTTTGAAAAAACAAAAGGTACTGAGTTGGCATTACACACCAACTacaatattttaatttctataaaaaaaattaagcaacTTTAAAACCGGGACCCTGGGATGTTTAATGATGAGAGTAGTATCATAAATTTCTGTTTTTCAGGGGTTTAATTAGAGGTTAATATACTATTTAGTACCCATATTTAGTTTTTCTGTTCAATTTAGTGCCATAGTTGGGTGACCTCTATTGTAGTTTATCCTTTGTTTGTTACTAGAGTACACGTCAAATATTTGTTGGGCCACACAATGTTTAGTTTGGGTATCAAATTGAATACTAAAACCAAACTTAAGTACCAATTTGAACATTGAAACTAAATATAGGTACCAAATGATATATTAATCCTTTAATTAGTGATATAAACAAGAAGATTTATTAGTACAGTTTAGTTAGAGTGATAATCTGACATGAAGGGGAAACATAAGTAGGCGTGCTCTATCTGTCATCACAAAGCATAAAATCTGCTGTCTAAAGATTATGtctgatatatgtatatatatatatatataagtggatTCTTCTTTGAAAGTTAAACTTCTTTTTGGTCAGTTCTTGTCTCAAACTCAAAGCATAATCTCAGCCATAATTAAAAATAGCAGAGAGCATTACACAACACAACTGAGAATTGCCATGCTCGACAGCTCGAGTCTCAATGGCTACTGGTTCCAGACCCTGTTTTCTTTTTTAGTGAACTTTATCTTTGGATCAAGATTTGTTGACTGATGGGTTGATATTTGACGTTGGGTCAATGCACTTCAAAAAGTCCAAACTTGTCAACTGTTTTGGTATTGTTGTAGAGCTATAGACTATAGTATTGAGAATTTGATAGTGGATTAGTAGCttaacttaataattttttttggttAACTACACACAATCTTACTAAATTACTCGTCATTCTAAAAATTTACAAGAtggttattaaattatttaaaagttttcgtTCGAGtgattgaaaattttttatttaatttactgagcggttaagtttttttttcttaaagtaagaTTAACGAGCTCCAAGTGATAATTCAATGATTGGTATGGTAGATCAGTACCCATCGATGAGTAGAAAAGCAGAGCTTAGATCCAAGTCAAAGATCGAAGAAAAAAGTTATTTGGATTTTAGTTCATAAATTCGTCATTTTTAAAGTCGTTTCATAAAAAAACTGAATTGTAGAAGAGAAGGGGAATGAAAGCTTTTGATTGATATAAGCGGTGCGAACAAAAAAGACTATACAAGAGCGATTTTAAAGGCCCAATGacttaaattaaaacttttgaatagtttagtgactattttgtaatttttaaaagttaagtgactaaaatacaagcttattaataatttaataaccttAAGTGTAGTTTGCCATTCTTATGTAAATACCTTTCATGTCACTCTAATTTCTAAGTTACTGTTTTACTTCATTAGTAAATTCAATGTATTTTCTTATATTGTtagtaaatatattaaatatatttacaaAATATTAGGTTTGTGAatactttatatatataactTATATTATACACATACAAAAGAATTAATTGTACCAAAATTATCTTAatgaataatttataaatatataattttatagcattaaattgaaaatttaataagaACACTTAAGGAAAAGCGATTAAAGATATAATTGATATCTACATCCATGCAAAGTGAGGTGAAGATGTACAAGACAACCCACACCCTAGCTCAAAGGTGAAATTAGGAATTTTTTTTATgagacaaaattaaattatatatttttatgagagttaaaacataatttaatcattttaatagcttatatctttatactttttaaaggatcctattaaaattttatcattttaagatATCAACATATAATTTTACCATATACTAacttaaagttttaaaaatttcaaaaagctgatattaaatttttcattttagggggacACGTCAGCCCCTCCCATCGCCCCTCCATTACATATTGTCAAGTAAATATGTTCATTGGTCAAGTTAGATGGGGTTCAAGCCAAATTAATGATACTATACATAGTTGTTCAAGTGTAACACTATTTAAAATTTGTAACTTACCAATTCAAGTTCCTTTAAGTTTatcaaaaaatattatttttatttaatatttaaaaaattatattgttCTACTCTATTATCGTTATATATTTATTTCCTTATTAATTTTTTCAACATACActttttaacttattttttaatatttacattataatatattttatttagtttttacattacataaattttataatatacaaAAATAGTAAAGAAAAACATAGCATAAACTTAAAACATAAGTCAAGTCAAGCTCTAAGTAGTGAATATTGGGTTGAAACCTAATACATATTTTAAACAAATTCTTTTTTAGCCCAAAATTTTAGCCTAATTTTAGAAATGCTaccataattttttaaaaaaatttatgtcAACATAATAAGTTGAAAGATTCACATAGAAGCCTTTCATCCTTGGTTTTTTTATGGTTCTTCATCGGAATCGAGATTGCTTAGTGGATTTCTCTATCTCGAAGAGCTCTTAATATGGGTTGTTTTCATGCTCTGAAATCCCAAGAATCCATACGAAAGGCCTCTCCACTTGATGGAAAGCCTTGATTGAAAGGCCACCGGTCTCCGTCCTCCATCAGAAGTGACAGTAAAGGATCTTGTTGTGAGAAGTACAACCAAATATTGCATGTGCTTCTATGTCCGGGGGTCATATTGTCTCTTAGAGCAATAGGGATAAAACCATTGCCACATCTAAAACATTAGAAGGCCTTTTTATGCTCTCATGACAATGTATGGATTTCTTGAATCTTTTTTTTGTATCCTTTCAtgtgataaaaggacttaattgacaaAAACAAGTGATGACGGTTCACAAGCCACTTTCACATGGTTTAATAATGCTCCCAATCTCTCTACTCTTTAAAGATTTAAAATTCAATAATTCTAACTAATTGAATCTTAACTAGATTAACATAAACATTATTATCTATATAGGAGAATGTAAATTCGAATGTGCCGATGCGCATTATTTTTCTCTTTATGGATAGAGAAAAAATTATGAATACTTTTAGACACTGTGTcacattaattaatatatatatatcattctacTTCACTAAAGCAATTGCAAAGAACATTACAACCCTAGACTCAAAAACAACCTTACAAAGTTACAACCCCAAAATTCAACATCAATTTTCCCCATGTAATATTGGTCTTTTGAGCAGTTCTTTGTTTTAAAAATGctacataatttaatttaacaaaaaaaaaaacctagattACCGAAATTAAAAGTAATGGGACTAGATTTCAAATATGCGAAGAGTCTAAGAGCATAGTGAGACCTTTTCTCATTTAGCTGGAGAAGTTTACTAGGAACATTCTCATGGACCATAATGTTTACAATGGTCTTTGACCTTCATAATGAAAAGTGAAGAGAATGAAGGGGTAGGGAAATGTTTATAAAGCCTTACAAGATTACATGACTAGAAACTTGGAACCTGGCAATGGCAATTTGATCTTCATGCAAAGCAAAGTACTAAAAACTAAAGGGTAAACTACATTGGTAGTCACCCAACTatgagtaaatttttttttttttgtagcgCAACTATTCATAGTTGAGTGACCATTTTAAAACTTATCATAGTtgggtaaataaataaaaaaattacctaTAGTTGGGAGACTACAAGTGTAGTTTACCCAAAACTAAAAATCACTGATCAATTCAAAGGCTATAAAGAAGGGGTCTTTGTAAGGCCAGTTTAGGGTTGAATCTGTCCTAAAGCTAGCACATGGTATGTGCTTGGGAACAAACCCGAGATCGGACACTAATCCTATGTGAGCATCAAGCAAATCTAATACAAAAACGCAAGAAGTCTTTACCTGATAGCAATGAAAAAAACGCAAGAACTTGAATGGTTACAGGATTCTCAAATCCAACTATTTTCAATATTCGAAAGCCACATTTGGCTACTTGGGCGATTATCAGTCACAGAAAGAAACTGCAATGCTTGACCACAGGTAAAAGTACTATGAAGGTCCTTATACTAGGAGTTAGATTACATTTTATCCCTTTActaaaaaaatggacaaattaatccctatatgCAAATTGTTCCtttctgttaaaattttcatccatttttattattaaaactaGCATGACTAACGAAATAACTAGACAATTACATGTGGCGTGCCACGTGTACCTTATACTGATGTACAAAGACATGTTTTAACTGTAAAAATGGATGTAATCTTTAATAAAAGGACCGGTTTGCTCTCTGATCTAAGATACAtagactaatttgcccatttttagtAGAGGGGGCGAAATGAAATCTGACCCTTAGTACAAGGgcctccataatacttttaccctTGACGTCCCCATCTTTTACAACTATTGGTAAGCTTAGTAGTCAAAACCTTAGTTAAAAGATGATAGGGTGCTTCCCTCAAGTATATGCATATAGCAGCCTTCCTAAACATGTTTATGGACTTAGTCATGCAAAATCAGAACAGAAATGGCTGAAAGCCATGCAAGCTGACCTGCAGCTTCCAATGTGAATCACATGCTACATCTACGGTGAGTGAAACTCGTAACTCACCTGCTAAAGGCTCAACAATGCTTAAACGTCATCAAATATATTCCATCTTCCCTATAAAAGAATTCATATAGCTTAGAAAGATAATGGTACAAGGTATACATCCAGGAGTTTGAGCTTTACAAGTTTGTCTGCTTTAAACCATAAACTAAGAAGACCATCAACCGAACTCTAATAACCCCCTAAGTAGggttaaaaaaaccaaaatttgagctataaatgaaaaagataataaaaaagcAATACAACCCAAGGGAAGAAGGTAATGCATCCCAAGGAAACAGCTTGTTCGAAGACGAATATTTATACTCCACAGACATAAACTAAGAAGAACACAATGAACCTCTAATGACACATAAGTAGGGTTAAAAAGAAAGAGCTGGAGAcgataaatgaaaaataaaaaggcaatgcaaCCTGAGGGAAGAAGATGCTGCATCCAAGAAGACTGTGGATAATGCTCATGCCGACAATTTTTCAATCTGCTGTAGCTGCGCAAACTCCTATCAAGAAAACAAAAGTCAGTACCATAGCCAAAGCATACTCAAAAAAGAACAAATATCAGTACCTTATGTATTCTGCTGATATGTAAATTTATTATCGGTTGAACATTATTGGGAAATTGTCTTTCCAATTTTACATTTACCCGCTGAGTGATGATTAACATAAGTCAGATAATCAGGGTGAAACAACTTATCAAATCACACAAATCACTAAAATTTCATAGCAGTCATAATTTATCCTAATCAATAAAGACATGTTTTGACATACAATGTTTGGCTAAATCAAAGAAAAAACACATGCATTATTCTAAttgtaaataaaaatgaaaaaaaaaaaaggataatgAGTAAAGTACATCTTGATGCTAATGGCTATGGACTACTTGCAAGCAGATCTCATTGCTTTTAGCTCTTCAACCAGTTTCTCAAGCCTGCTAATCCGAGCTTCAAGTGTTAATCCCGGTATGTCAACTGCATAGCAACTGCACTCTCCTTCAACACCATTGATGCTTAGCATTTCGGGAACTGGTTGTTCTGGCAGGCCATCCTCTGCATCTTTAACTGTTTGTTCTGATTCTCCCATCACAATTTCCTCCTGCACTATCTTTGGTTCTCTCTGATCCTTGTAGGGACCTTCAAAAGATTCCCCTATTCTTAGCACAGATTCATCCTCGATAACCTTTTCAGCCAATATTGCTAATGGCTCCAAATATTTAACAACCTCGTCATCTgcaattgtagatgaaagacctTGAGAATGGCCTGATGGGTTTCCATCATCATCAGAATCTTTAGTTTTGACCTTACGACTCTTCTTGCAAGATCTCATCATTTCTGCTATAGTTGGATTATTATCCTCAAGACAATCCTCTGCTTCCTTTCCATCAAACTTCCGCACGGAACAAATAGGATCATCGGCACTGGGTCCCTTCTTCCTTTCAACAGTGCTGGGTAATTTTATTGCATTTGCTAAAGGTAAAACCTGATGGGCAGAATCGCTGCTACCTTCCTCCTTGTCTTTCACAGCCAATGCTGGTTTTTTGGAGCTTCCAGAAGCAAATCTAGAAGAGGCAGACACAGGAGTATCTTCCTTCATTCCTTTAGATCTCACTGCGGATTTTTTCATGTGTTTTTTACTGAAACCGGGAGAAGCAGAATCTTTCTCATCTTTGTCCTTTCTTTTCAAAGTTTGAACTGATTCTTTGGAACTTCCCAAAGGAACATTGGGAGAAGTAGATCCCTCCTtgacttctttctttcttttcagaTTCTTGGCTGATTTCATAGAGTTCCTTCTGCAAGAGCCGGACATAGAATCATTGTTGCTCACTTGCTTTTCTTCTAAAATCTGGGATACACTCTTTGATTTCTTAAGAGGAAAACAAGAGAGAGAACCACTAGCATTAGTAGTCTTGTTGATATTGTCTCCTTGTTTCTTTGAGCTCTTCGTGGAGCAATTAGGAGAAACCGACGGATCATTAGCTTCAGTCTTTCCAGGGAAACTCTCTATTTTCAGATGAAAGCCAAGGCAACCAGAAGAACTTTTCTCTTGTTTCTTTCCTTTAGGCTTCTTTGCTGATTTCTTCAACCCCTTAGCTGTTCCTTTGCTCTCCGATACCGACTTGTTCCACCATTTCAAGTAGCGTGCCGTAACACCAGCTTTATATAGCCGAGAAGGAATGTATAATTTTACACCAGTGAGTGATTCACAGTAATTGAGCCAGGCAAGCTCAGGAGTCTGATCTTTTGATTGAGGAACACAACTGGGAATATCTTGATCTATTCCAAATTGCCTCGCTACTCGATGGGGAAGGTACTGTTCTATGCAATCAAGCCCCACTAGCTCACTGGCCTTCAAACAACGAACAAAGGACTCTAGCTCTTTATCGAGACGTGCAGTAGTCCATATACAAAATTCATTCTCCCTATAAAACTTAGGTTGTTTCCAGTTATCAATCTGCATCGTATATGGCCGCCATTCAAAACTTCCATTAGCTAACTCTAGAGCTAACCTCACATTCTCAACCTTGCAACTCACATCGTGCCATTGAACCAACCTTGGCTCACCTTTTGCTATCGGATTCGGTTTGGGTCTTAACTCAGCAAATCTCTCCCAAGCCCAAACCTGAACTAATTGAAATGGTGACCAAAGGGTAAGCTTAAACACCTCTTCTTTCCCCATTTTAGTTGAAGCGGTAATTGCATCTTTCAACAAACACAAATCTCTATAAATACTAGCAAGTACAGCAGGTGCTAACGCAAGCCTTGTCCCTCTAGCTAAATGTACTGCAATGGGGAAAACATGTTCCCTAATCGTTTCGTGTGCATTAGTGAAAACATACCTCGAAAGCCAAAAGGCAAGAAACGCTTCATGCTCGATTTCATTGCCACTGTCCATGAACCTCTGCATCCATAAACGAGGGCAAGCCTTTTTAGCTTTGCTTCTCACGATTTCGATCCTTGCACTCTTTAAATTCTCTTCGGCTTCCTTCGATTCTTCAGCTTCGAGTGGGGTGAAAACAGGGGAACCCAGAACAGAAAACCCCCCAAGGATCATCATATCTTCAAGTGTAACACTAGCTTCTCCCCAAGAAAACAAGAAACTTTTAGTCCCACAATACCATTTCTCAGCTAAACCAAGAACTAAATCACTGTTTCTCTTAATCTGATAAGTTGAATTCACGATGGCTTCATAGATACCAGCTTTCTTCCAAGTTGATTCATGTAAAACAACCATCTTTTCAACCCATGCCGACCAATTACTTGCCCTGCATCTCCACCCATGGAAACTGATACTTAAAGGCAGATCTTTAGGTTCAATTGAAGAAACACGTTGTGAAGGAAGCTTAGGAAGTGGGGTTTCAAGGGAACTTGAAATAGGTTTGAGGAAATGAGCTGTTCTTAAACAAGGGTTTTTGTTTTCGTTTTCGCTAGCGGGTGAAACCATGAGCTCTTCCCTTACTTCAACTAAGCTTGTTTCTGGTTCTTCCATGGTTGAATTCATATcagaaaattttgcaaaaaaaaaaagaatggtgcaCTTTAGGTGTTCGACGGATTGTCAAAATCACATGcagataaaaaaaattcaaaacaatGGAACGTTTAACACGGTACCGAAACAAAAGAGTGAAAAGAAATTACGGAAAGGAGAGGTTCGTGGCGGTGTAAGGACCATGAGGCGGCGCCGCCATCGTTTTGCTTTGATCTGCTTGAATGTTTGAGAATTTGGGCGACGGAGAGACTGCATTGACGGaccttaaaagaaaaaaaaaaaaacaccgatCTCTACGAAACGAAACCGAAGCTTTTTTCACTCTTGAGGTTTTAATCCTCTGCGGTTGTTTCTAGTTTTTATGTTGGTTTAATTTTACTTCTAATCCCGcagatttaaattttaatttctcttttaccttttaatattatttttttaatatctaAGATTTAATTTATAAGATTATGGGTCGAGTAAGGCCAAGTCAACCTAAATTTTAGGTGGTTTTCTAGACCCAACCCATATTaatctttttatattattttgcctaaactcttttattttttggATGGACCTTTAGGCCTCGATAGGTGGTTTGGGCCAAAAATCTTACTCGATGCCTGACTCGTTTAGAAAATGAATCTTACTTTTTATCTAAATCCATTTTCAAgcctatatttttattcaaactctCTCACTTTTTGGGTGTGCATTCGAACTTAGATGAATAGCCCGACTCATGATCAAGTCTAATTATAAAAAAAGTTATTTATTATCTCATCaattttatcatattattaaattttaattaaataaagaaaGACACTTTCAATAATTATAAGATTTAtgctaattataatatttaatttaattgacATCTTTATTATACATCAACTCGAAAATAGTTGATTTGAATGTACTCGAGTGTctcgatatcattcaatttaaataatttaagaattatataaaatatatgaaacttaattaaattttataaaaatatttttaaaatgattcATATTAGatattgaataaaatatatttataaaatgaaaataatatttttaaaaatttataattacaattacaaatataaaaataataatatatcttATCAAATATTATCCTCGATAAATCCAAAGCCAACCAAGTAATTGTAAGaaggttaaattttttattagtccttatattttacaaaattaaatatttagtctctatattttaatttgatcaatttagaTCTTTAtacttttgaattttgaaattttagtttcaACCCAAACAGTAACAACTAAGTTTGCTTGTTTAAATTTAATTACTAGTTTTGTAATATGCATACAATTgtaaatttagtccaaaattttcAATTGGAACATTCAAAGCCGTAAATTTTGAATTCAATCTTGACGCAAACGATAATTGTTAATCCATTAATTGATCTTTTAGCTAGTAATAAATGGAAATAACAAATTGACATGACATCACACATATGATATCATTTGGTGagtccaaaaattttaaaatataaagagTAAGAagattaaaaatatcaaattaaaatacagGAACTAAATATAAATACGAGAACTAAGGACAACTTAGATGCTATTTATGCAATGTGTGAGTTGAATATAAGATATTAAAATTCCTTTTTTAACAATTTCAAGGCTTTATTTGCAATTATTCAATAATTATAACACCTATATTTTGGTATAAAGCTATTTGACAGGAAAACATGATTTATTAATTTAACATTccatttatgaaaaaaaaaaaggaaataaattaCTGCCCATAGTAAGATTACTTAATTTTATTGAAGttacaattatattaataaaactaaattattaataattaatttatcaaCTAACTATAAAAATATCACAAATGTTCTTAtacttaaaaatagataaattaatctaTATCGttaaatcaaagagtaaattagttttttttgttaaaaattatcTATTTCTACCGTTAAATTTTGGTATAGCCTGACGTACATAAATTTAATTTATCCTTTTTTTTAGTAGAGAAGGCAAAATGCTATTTGACACTTTCATGGTACTTTTATCATGAACCAACATAAATCTAAAAAATGCGATCTCAGAGTTCCCAATGCCTCCACATTGTCATTGAAACTAATGTTTAAGTgacaattcaaattttattttaattcaagattTTTCGTCGGGAAAGTCTGTTTAGATTTAATCCTTACGTTCTGTTTAGATTTAATccttacatttttatttttaagaatttagtccctctatttttcatatttttaaattcAAGTTCAATTGTTAACGTAATTTTTTTCTGTTAATCTTACTACTGTGAAATTAtgacataaaataaaatactccATTAAGTAGTTATATACCTAAAATAAAGTTGAATCTACAAGGACTGACTATCTAATTTCGCCTTTTTTCGTGACCAGAATCGTTGTCGCGGTCAAAGTCGTGCCCATGACTTGTGTGTAGCaatgttaaaagaaaaataaggggtttaaattgattaagataataaaataataaaatacgaaatataataaaataaaataaaacagatttgaaattgcaaaaaaaaaaattaagaaaataaaat encodes:
- the LOC108476293 gene encoding uncharacterized protein LOC108476293, translated to MNSTMEEPETSLVEVREELMVSPASENENKNPCLRTAHFLKPISSSLETPLPKLPSQRVSSIEPKDLPLSISFHGWRCRASNWSAWVEKMVVLHESTWKKAGIYEAIVNSTYQIKRNSDLVLGLAEKWYCGTKSFLFSWGEASVTLEDMMILGGFSVLGSPVFTPLEAEESKEAEENLKSARIEIVRSKAKKACPRLWMQRFMDSGNEIEHEAFLAFWLSRYVFTNAHETIREHVFPIAVHLARGTRLALAPAVLASIYRDLCLLKDAITASTKMGKEEVFKLTLWSPFQLVQVWAWERFAELRPKPNPIAKGEPRLVQWHDVSCKVENVRLALELANGSFEWRPYTMQIDNWKQPKFYRENEFCIWTTARLDKELESFVRCLKASELVGLDCIEQYLPHRVARQFGIDQDIPSCVPQSKDQTPELAWLNYCESLTGVKLYIPSRLYKAGVTARYLKWWNKSVSESKGTAKGLKKSAKKPKGKKQEKSSSGCLGFHLKIESFPGKTEANDPSVSPNCSTKSSKKQGDNINKTTNASGSLSCFPLKKSKSVSQILEEKQVSNNDSMSGSCRRNSMKSAKNLKRKKEVKEGSTSPNVPLGSSKESVQTLKRKDKDEKDSASPGFSKKHMKKSAVRSKGMKEDTPVSASSRFASGSSKKPALAVKDKEEGSSDSAHQVLPLANAIKLPSTVERKKGPSADDPICSVRKFDGKEAEDCLEDNNPTIAEMMRSCKKSRKVKTKDSDDDGNPSGHSQGLSSTIADDEVVKYLEPLAILAEKVIEDESVLRIGESFEGPYKDQREPKIVQEEIVMGESEQTVKDAEDGLPEQPVPEMLSINGVEGECSCYAVDIPGLTLEARISRLEKLVEELKAMRSACK